In Anaerolineales bacterium, one DNA window encodes the following:
- the trpE gene encoding anthranilate synthase component I, which produces MLLETTTTQTIIREISADLETPISVYMKLRGDGTSFLLESVEGGERIARYSFIGVQPRAQYILRDGQIEIKDANGTCTVQYDNDPTYFLQEEMSRFNFKAQAGVPRFIGGLVGYLGYESIRFFEPTLKVKMTRASSTAPLSARIPDGIFLLADTVIAFDHARRSLSLIANILGDDVESANRKLDEIVSRIHAPLPPSQPREIKSSQTRSNMTQGSYEDMVRDAKEHIAAGDIFQVVLSQRFTRETGVGPFDVYRAVRRLNPSPYMFFFDFGMVDDEPLFLVGSSPEMFVRLEGRIASLRPIAGTRPRGADSTADAALAQELLADPKERAEHVMLVDLGRNDLGRVCEYGTVKVSDFFTVEKYSHVMHIVSHVEGKLKADLTAFDLVRAAFPAGTVSGAPKVRALEIIADLEADPRGAYAGMVGYFGFDGNMDACLAIRTMVGRGNTFSVQAGAGIVADSNPTTEFQETVNKASAMLKAIEIAETNS; this is translated from the coding sequence ATGTTGCTCGAAACAACAACTACTCAAACAATAATTCGCGAGATTTCCGCAGACCTCGAGACACCCATTAGCGTGTACATGAAACTGCGCGGGGATGGCACGTCATTCCTGCTCGAGTCCGTGGAAGGCGGGGAGCGGATCGCGCGTTACTCGTTTATCGGTGTCCAGCCGCGGGCGCAATATATTTTGCGTGATGGACAGATCGAAATCAAAGATGCTAACGGAACCTGTACGGTTCAATACGACAATGATCCGACCTATTTCTTGCAAGAGGAAATGAGTCGCTTCAACTTCAAGGCGCAAGCTGGTGTGCCGCGTTTCATCGGTGGGTTGGTGGGCTATCTCGGGTACGAGTCGATTCGGTTTTTTGAGCCAACTCTAAAGGTGAAAATGACGCGCGCTTCGTCTACGGCTCCGCTCAGCGCGAGAATACCCGACGGTATTTTCCTCCTCGCCGATACCGTCATCGCCTTCGACCATGCGCGCCGCAGTCTGTCCCTCATTGCGAACATCCTCGGTGATGATGTCGAATCCGCAAATCGCAAACTCGACGAGATCGTGTCGCGCATCCATGCGCCGCTTCCGCCGTCACAGCCGCGTGAAATCAAATCGTCGCAGACGCGCTCCAACATGACGCAGGGGAGTTACGAAGACATGGTGCGCGATGCCAAGGAGCACATTGCGGCGGGCGACATTTTTCAGGTGGTGCTTTCACAGCGCTTCACGCGCGAAACGGGCGTCGGGCCGTTCGACGTCTATCGCGCCGTGCGCCGCCTCAACCCGTCGCCGTACATGTTCTTTTTCGATTTCGGGATGGTGGACGACGAGCCGCTCTTTTTGGTTGGATCGTCGCCTGAGATGTTCGTGCGGCTGGAGGGACGAATCGCCTCGCTCCGACCGATCGCTGGGACGCGCCCCCGAGGAGCCGACTCCACCGCTGACGCCGCTCTCGCGCAAGAACTGCTCGCCGACCCTAAGGAGCGCGCCGAGCATGTGATGTTGGTTGACCTCGGACGCAACGACCTGGGGCGCGTCTGCGAATATGGTACAGTGAAGGTCTCCGACTTCTTCACCGTTGAAAAATATTCACACGTCATGCACATCGTCTCGCATGTGGAAGGAAAACTCAAAGCTGACTTGACCGCATTCGATCTGGTGCGAGCCGCCTTCCCCGCAGGGACAGTCAGCGGCGCGCCGAAAGTGCGCGCCCTCGAAATCATCGCCGACCTTGAAGCCGACCCGCGCGGCGCATACGCAGGCATGGTCGGCTACTTCGGCTTCGACGGCAACATGGACGCCTGCCTCGCCATCCGCACCATGGTTGGGCGCGGGAATACCTTCAGCGTGCAGGCAGGCGCAGGCATCGTCGCGGATTCGAATCCGACGACCGAATTTCAAGAGACCGTCAATAAAGCCTCCGCGATGTTGAAAGCCATTGAGATTGCTGAAACCAATAGTTGA
- a CDS encoding STAS domain-containing protein codes for MDLQYGELDNNIRLIRLTGRLDVMGVNEVDLRFAVYCSGQNVRVLVDLSEVEYLASIGIRMLTTNAKSLASRGGKMVLLNPTSDVKGVLEMTGIPGIIPIYEQLESAQAVLLA; via the coding sequence ATGGACCTTCAATACGGTGAACTGGATAATAACATCCGATTGATCAGATTGACCGGCAGGCTGGATGTCATGGGCGTCAACGAGGTTGACCTCAGGTTTGCAGTCTATTGCTCCGGGCAGAATGTGCGCGTGCTTGTCGACCTGTCGGAGGTGGAGTACCTTGCGTCCATCGGCATCCGCATGCTGACCACGAACGCCAAATCCCTTGCCAGCCGCGGTGGAAAAATGGTCCTCCTCAATCCGACTTCGGATGTGAAAGGTGTTTTGGAAATGACCGGTATCCCCGGCATTATCCCGATCTATGAACAGCTTGAATCCGCCCAGGCGGTTTTGCTGGCATAG